In the genome of Aspergillus luchuensis IFO 4308 DNA, chromosome 2, nearly complete sequence, one region contains:
- a CDS encoding uncharacterized protein (TransMembrane:1 (o34-59i)), which produces MIIIIISLDHFPSVLSPPLPFSPLSVPSPLALDYFYFSFQFYPFSFLLPFFPCCLILGFQVPPPFPFPSIPITLSLSFFSPPVLQSPWPLSPDIIIILSHSGLSAHTIPFSLFPPPKGQRLISEGEIFY; this is translated from the coding sequence atgattattattatcatttctCTTGATCATTTTCCTTCGGTTCTCTCCCCCCCGTTGCCCTTCTCCCCTTTGTCCGTCCCATCTCCTCTTGCtcttgattatttttatttttcttttcaattttaccctttttcctttttacttCCATTTTTCCCCTGCTGCTTAATTTTAGGTTTCCAGGTCCCTCCCccattccccttcccttccattcccattaccctctccctctctttcttttctccccccgTTCTTCAATCGCCATGGCCCCTCTCTcccgatatcatcatcattctttcGCATTCGGGTCTTTCGGCCCACACaatccctttctctctcttcccccctcccaaggGCCAGCGACTAATATCCGAGGGAGAGATCTTTTACTAG
- a CDS encoding DEAD/DEAH box helicase (COG:L;~EggNog:ENOG410PH1T;~InterPro:IPR027417,IPR036390,IPR001650,IPR014001, IPR011545;~PFAM:PF04851,PF00270,PF00271;~go_function: GO:0003676 - nucleic acid binding [Evidence IEA];~go_function: GO:0005524 - ATP binding [Evidence IEA]), whose protein sequence is MSAPPGQPFQTYGFQTSVDIARQRTFEVVPLAGNKRPPDPTADDDHRPVGVRHPTTLSSAVGRSVDFIRPSFILPKARLVASDIYPVAETPPACRGQQLNVFPTDQDPAHNPYLSLNHPTYGLPPGLVANFAAAGLRSIYQWQASCLLAPGLLKGDRHLVYTAPTGGGKSLVADVLMLKRIIENPGRKAILVLPYVALVQEKLKWLRRIVQDVEKITHDADDQVANEKPYHNRWNKLQRSIRVTGYYGGSRTAASWADTDIAVCTIEKANSLINSAIEECSIGDLGVVVLDELHMLDDEHRGYLLELMVTKLLLLRQKTQIIGMSATLSNTEMLAEWMNAAYFVSTYRPIQIDDYLVYENAIYPAATSRQLFQTISKLKSMSNATLMECMPPDRVIRPSTFRELANPMTNSTVALAIDTADAGHGALVFCGSRHTCQIQAAVISEAMPAPAENTDELSKRLDLLADLRSLPSGLDPVLEKTLVRGVGFHHAGMTAEERELIAQAYDQGVLRILIATCSLAAGVNLPARRVIINGARMGRELVGPAMLRQMCGRAGRKGKDEAGETYLICGDSDLQAVCDLLEAEMPAIESCLAPEKRGLKRALLEAIATGLVSGHDAIKEYVRCTLLYLTVDKRVAYGIMGSALQELATEGLVQLNDDESYSSTQLGQAVVASAFAPEDGLFVYEELRRALQAFVMDGDMHIFYLFTPLQAAMATPIDWLIFRDQLDSLDESGLRALQFVGVSPGFVNTMAQSGASLKENTPEQINQARIYRRAYTAFQLRDLSNEVPLSAVANRYRIPRGAVQTLAQQCHGFAAGIVKFCQRMNWGMLAAVLDHMRDRLEAGARADLLEMAQVTFVKGWTARLLRENGFRNLRALAEADAKDLVPILMMVNPRKTQKNQLHPAEAERYAKKLLAKAEVIIASANRIWEREMQIELDE, encoded by the exons ATGTCTGCACCACCTGGGCAGCCATTTCAGACCTATGGCTTTCAGACATCCGTCGATATTGCCCGCCAGCGGACGTTCGAGGTAGTCCCATTGGCTGGAAACAAGCGACCCCCGGACCCTACTGCAGACGATGATCACAGGCCAGTGGGAGTCAGACATCCTACGACTCTTTCTAGTGCGGTTGGCCGGTCGGTAGATTTTATCCGCCCCTCGTTCATCCTTCCCAAGGCCCGTCTGGTCGCCAGTGACATCTATCCGGTTGCTGAGACGCCGCCGGCGTGTCGTGGTCAACAGCTGAATGTGTTCCCTACCGACCAGGACCCGGCACACAATCCTTATTTGTCCTTGAATCACCCCACGTATGGCTTGCCTCCAGGGCTGGTGGCTAACTTTGCCGCAGCTGGGCTTCGCAGTATCTACCAGTGGCAGGCGTCATGCCTTCTAGCGCCAGGCCTCCTCAAGGGCGACCGACATTTAGTCTACACAGCCCCCACGGGCGGGGGGAAGTCTCTCGTCGCCGATGTTTTGATGCTTAAGCGTATCATTGAGAACCCCGGACGCAAGGCTATCCTTGTCCTTCCCTATGTTGCCTTGGTACAGGAAAAGCTCAAGTGGCTCAGACGCATCGTACAGGATGTCGAGAAAATCAcccatgatgctgatgaCCAAGTAGCCAATGAAAAACCGTACCACAACCGGTGGAACAAACTCCAGCGATCAATCCGTGTCACTGGGTACTATGGTGGAAGCAGGACTGCTGCATCCTGGGCAGACACGGACATAGCTGTCTGCACAATTGAGAAG GCGAACTCTTTAATCAATTCCGCCATTGAAGAATGCAGCATTGGCGACTTGGGTGTAGTCGTTTTGGACGAGCTACAtatgctggatgatgaacaTCGCGGGTATCTGTTAGAACTCATGGTCACCAAACTACTCCTCTTGCGACAGAAGACCCAAATCATTGGCATGAGTGCCACCCTATCG AACACAGAAATGCTTGCTGAGTGGATGAATGCCGCTTACTTTGTGTCGACATACCGACCAATCCAGATTGATGATTACCTGGTTTATGAGAATGCAATCTATCCCGCAGCAACCTCGAGGCAGCTTTTCCAAACGATCTCTAAGCTAAAGTCGATGTCCAACGCAACTCTCATGGAATGCATGCCTCCAGATCGTGTTATTCGCCCCTCAACCTTCCGCGAGCTTGCAAATCCCATGACGAATTCGACTGTAGCTCTGGCAATCGACACAGCCGACGCCGGGCATGGCGCCTTGGTGTTCTGCGGTAGTCGGCATACGTGCCAGATCCAAGCAGCTGTTATAAGCGAAGCAATGCCAGCACCTGCGGAGAACACAGATGAACTCAGCAAGCGCTTAGATTTGCTTGCTGATCTACGCAGCCTGCCTAGCGGCTTGGACCCGGTTCTCGAAAAGACGCTAGTGAGAGGAGTAGGGTTCCACC ATGCAGGAATGACAGCAGAGGAGCGCGAACTGATAGCGCAGGCATACGACCAAGGTGTCTTGCGTATACTCATAGCGACCTGCAGTCTTGCGGCTGGAGTCAATCTCCCTGCACGGAGGGTTATTATCAATGGAGCACGCATGGGCAGGGAACTTGTAGGGCCCGCAATGCT GCGACAGATGTGTGGAAGAGCTGGCCGCAAAGGGAAAGATGAGGCAGGTGAGACATACCTGATATGTGGAGATAGCGACCTACAAGCGGTCTGCGACCTCTTAGAAGCAGAAATGCCCGCCATCGAAAGTTGCCTAGCCCCGGAGAAGAGGGGACTCAAGAG GGCACTATTGGAAGCTATTGCGACCGGGCTTGTCTCCGGTCACGATGCTATCAAGGAATACGTTAGATGTACCCTTCTGTACCTGACGGTGGACAAAAGGGTAGCTTACGGTATCATGGGTTCCGCGCTGCAAGAACTAGCCACCGAGGGGCTTGTACAGTTGAACGACGACGAATCGTACTCATCAACACAACTTGGCCAAGCGGTAGTGGCTTCGGCGTTTGCGCCCGAAGATGGTCTCTTTGTTTACGAGGAATTGAGAAGAGCGTTGCAAGCATTCGTTATGGATGGCGATATGCACATCTTCTACTTGTTCACGCCCCTGCAAGCAGCCATGGCCACCCCGATCGATTGGCTTATCTTTCGCGATCAGCTGGACAGCCTCGATGAGAGTGGGCTACGCGCATTGCAGTTCGTTGGTGTCAGTCCAGGTTTCGTGAATACGAT GGCGCAAAGTGGGGCATCGCTCAAGGAGAACACGCCAGAACAGATTAATCAGGCCAGAATTTATCGCAGAGCGTACACGGCCTTTCAACTTCGGGACTTGAGTAATGAAGTGCCATTGTCGGCAGTAGCCAATCGCTATCGAATTCCGCGGGGAGCAGTCCAAACCTTGGCACAACAATGTCATGGCTTTGCTGCGGGTATAGTGAAATTTTGCCAGCGAATGAACTGGGGCATGCTTGCGGCAGTCCTGGATCATATGCGAGATCGTCTGGAGGCTGGGGCGCGCGCTGATCTGCTGGAAATGGCTCAGGTTACCTTCGTGAAGGGATGGACGGCCAGGTTACTCCGAGAAAATGGTTTCCGCAATCTAAGAGCATTGGCAGAGGCTGATGCAAAGGACCTTGTCCCTATACTTATGATG GTAAACCCGCGGAAGACCCAGAAAAACCAGCTGCACCCGGCGGAGGCCGAGCGTTATGCGAAGAAGTTGCTTGCTAAGGCAGAAGTCATTATTGCGTCGGCCAACAGGATTTGGG AACGCGAGATGCAGATTGAATTAGACGAGTGA
- a CDS encoding uncharacterized protein (COG:S;~EggNog:ENOG410PHCE;~InterPro:IPR017946;~SECRETED:SignalP(1-24);~go_function: GO:0008081 - phosphoric diester hydrolase activity [Evidence IEA];~go_process: GO:0006629 - lipid metabolic process [Evidence IEA]): MMMFPPPILFGLAVGIAYIVPTVAQSTCNGQADYCDRRYSNVTQVGAHDSPFVGSLLSDNQDLSVTQQLDLGIRFLQGQTHKSALDDTILLCHTSCLLEDAGSLESFLTTIKTWMDSNPDEVVTLLLTNGDSLSVSQFGDVFNSSGISDYAFVPSSSPNTLAMDEWPSLRELIGNGTRLVSFLDYGADTSTVPYILDEFAYFFETPYDVTNATFPDCSIDRPAGASASGRMYIVNHFLDVDILGILIPDKDHASDTNAVSGSGSIGAQADLCYSIYSRLPNFILLDFVDLGEPIAAQNQLNGI, from the exons ATGATGATGTTTCCCCCACCCATTCTCTTCGGCCTAGCGGTGGGCATAGCATACATTGTGCCAACCGTCGCGCAGTCTACCTGCAACGGCCAGGCTGACTACTGTGATCGCCGCTATTCCAATGTTACCCAGGTCGGCGCCCACGACAGCCCCTTCGTTGGATCGCTGCTCTCCGATAACCAAGATCTCAGTGTCACCCAGCAGCTGGACCTGGGAATCCGCTTCCTCCAGGGCCAGACCCACAAGTCTGCACTGGACGATACCATCCTCCTTTGCCACACGTCGTGCCTGCTGGAGGACGCGGGCAGCCTAGAATCATTCTTAACTACAATCAAAACCTGGATGGACAGCAACCCGGATGAGGTGGTGACCCTCCTTCTTACGAACGGTGATAGTTTATCGGTCTCACAGTTCGGCGATGTCTTCAACAGCTCCGGTATTTCAGACTATGCATTCGTGCCGAGTTCGTCTCCAAACACTTTGgccatggatgaatggcCGAGCCTACGAGAACTGATCGGAAATGGCACGCGGTTGGTGTCTTTTCTTG ATTATGGCGCCGATACTTCGACCGTTCCATACATCCTCGACGAGTTTGCGTACTTCTTCGAGACCCCTTATGACGTGACGAATGCGACCTTTCCCGACTGCAGCATTGACCGGCCCGCTGGTGCGTCGGCCTCTGGACGGATGTATATTGTCAATCATTTTTTGGATGTCGACATCTTGGGGATTCTCATTCCCGATAAGGACCATGCATCCGACACCAACGCGGTGTCGGGGTCTGGGAGCATTGGAGCCCAGGCAGATCTGTGCTACTCCATATACAGCCGCTTGCccaacttcatcctcctggATTTTGTCGATTTGGGTGAGCCGATTGCGGCTCAGAATCAACTGAATGGTATCTAG
- a CDS encoding CORVET complex membrane-binding subunit VPS8 (BUSCO:EOG09260EOI;~COG:U;~EggNog:ENOG410Q572;~InterPro:IPR025941,IPR036322;~PFAM:PF12816;~go_function: GO:0005515 - protein binding [Evidence IEA]) produces the protein MIETSNDWAREDELDLGQEDDEHSPPAHNGVSDHANAQQPPEHGPMAYIEEDLPGVASENHVSGKPSPPVDADTTDLPSSPQSGQPGAPGSMDETLSTPDDTPSLHGSVLSSRSSSALAFRGSPHLSPSPSHRPFDRRFQSRLSSASPVSFRPSSPFLAQIHSRKSSLTSHLSPGTVDSGADTPLGPWDVVQWTRLRKLNGQAFSEVGKRNFGHPTCMVVSTSIVVGTSKGIILVFDYQQNLKTIIGLGTKAIECGAITSLALSADHSTVAGGHTSGDIFTWEISRSARPFLHIPPIPASQIETRTSDGHIAGAPVIHVGFLGTRRTALVSADKRGMAFSHLATRGMGAMGRTVKTTRILGRYPQVFAEGSRPRKPSSVLAFSPLPLGNVEQSTDSLGLVAMLTPYLLVIVSTTPIAQTQHKSPRPKEVTAHGAMTGALAWFPAIRLKGKDSEISKTKLVYCWSNVLTVMDVSEVETDESPSRDRPPSLSFRPRSRWKADEAIVAVQWLSRSVLAVLTITQQLLILEDHTMRVTEAVDLLNRHIYHVDLFSAQLHNLVEQFNEEDTSMHGVVADAFYMSFRSYKGRLFLLGFNEMLIGSLSNWADRLLALMEAGDFIGAIQLATSYYEGSAEKLTIGLPEEDALRQPLVREKLLEMISASLKYAFGRNTEANSGRLGNGQLEKLAEVSIAACVCMSEEDFLWDEVFTWYEESGSPGIFLDALEPYIVDGTVRSLPPTAVKALINHFATNHSVSRLEEIICLLDTATMDIDQTTSLCKHHNLYDAFIYVWNRCLGDYVGPLQELLQLIPTPEALVNGESVEGLKRYTNAMKMFPYLSFVLTGRVYPTGADMDDAEATRAKATLYDYLFSGKPSGTKAGARAQPGGSFPELQAMLRFDTSSFMSMMNEAFEDSFLNEQEPDETPVRGVSINRQYLISILLQVMTQSFDASDTIYLDMFLARNLPKYPQYILLPGSTLHQVLERLCRYPSLDMADDCELSAEYLLSFYHPPNVQGMIPLYKEARFFRILKATYRSGKQYPELVRTYLEDPNEQEAIFTCLHDCLRPGSGLGKKQRRDVVDVVKEHAGQLVAIDVEKTAQTMHGLAPELHGTFLDILKEDTGRQYQYLGVVVRMSLQSVAEGRQGKPIENWMVERYVQLLCKYNPSRVADFVDDLRVGDVRLEELLPSMEESGVVDAAVILLARQGQVRAAMDRLITHLGTLESGLVGILQNLHDSPDSTSTTEAIDHLVESLDKFTRVGTWLCQGQSKTAKNSRAVEWNGTGKGNLEQPLSFDESLWLDFIEAVVRTASSVFGLVQQERTAPVTPATSHLMSAFRALVQQVFTSLLSSTVRVGGSSSSERSDVSFLRILRAFLTRAASWSPSLLELRAVLASIFSAYTYEKSLLALANGMLDRDLFVHVDEVTRLRQRGWRPRGQVCEICRQRIWGPGVGPQYWQAWEQKQEKTHEQRLQKRLHAQHDPATARGKGKAADAGQPLPLMDGHAAAADGEGVNGENATVAAGPVVIFSCRHLYHRRCLLEVDSSTTAHAAHPQHRHHHQYQHQHRGGPFHRGGSEWEELLACPMCPVHNEPAMAA, from the exons ATGATCGAGACCAGTAATGACTGGGCACGAGAGGATGAGCTCGACTTGGGccaggaagacgatgaacaCTCCCCGCCCGCCCACAACGGCGTCTCCGATCATGCCAACGCTCAGCAACCACCGGAACATGGCCCAATGGCTTACATCGAGGAGGATCTCCCCGGCGTAGCCAGCGAAAATCATGTTTCGGGAAAACCAAGCCCTCCTGTTGACGCCGATACCACCGACCTGCCATCCTCGCCGCAGTCCGGGCAGCCCGGCGCTCCCGGTAGCATGGATGAGACCCTCTCGACGCCAGATGATACCCCTTCTTTGCAT GGCTCTGTTCTATCGTCGCGAAGCAGCAGCGCGTTAGCCTTCCGCGGCTCTCCTCACCTCAGCCCCAGTCCTTCCCATCGCCCTTTCGATCGTCGTTTCCAGTCAAGACTCTCCTCTGCATCGCCAGTCAGTTTCCGACCGTCATCCCCATTTCTAGCCCAGATTCACTCCCGAAAATCTTCCCTTACTAGCCATCTATCGCCCGGGACCGTGGACTCGGGCGCGGACACCCCTCTGGGCCCGTGGGATGTTGTGCAATGGACTAGATTGAGGAAGCTCAATGGGCAGGCATTCTCGGAAGTTGGTAAACGGAACTTTGGACATCCCACCTGCATGGTCGTTTCGACGTCCATCGTGGTTGGTACGTCCAAGGGCATCATCCTGGTATTTGACTATCAGCAGAACCTGAAGACCATCATTGGACTTGGGACAAAGG CAATTGAATGTGGTGCGATCACGTCGTTAGCGCTGTCAGCAGACCACTCGACGGTTGCTGGAGGCCACACTTCGGGCGACATATTTACCTGGGAGATATCACGGTCAGCACGGCCTTTCCTCCATATTCCCCCAATACCTGCTAGTCAGATCGAGACTCGAACATCGGACGGCCATATCGCGGGTGCGCCGGTCATCCATGTGGGCTTTCTGGGAACGCGACGGACGGCACTCGTATCTGCAGATAAGCGCGGAATGGCCTTCTCACACCTTGCTACTCGAGGAATGGGCGCAATGGGACGGACGGTAAAGACTACTCGGATTTTGGGTCGCTATCCTCAGGTTTTCGCGGAAGGCAGCCGACCGCGAAAGCCCAGCTCGGTCCTGGCATTCTCGCCGCTCCCGCTCGGCAATGTCGAGCAATCCACCGACTCGCTAGGTTTGGTCGCCATGCTTACACCGTATCTCCTCGTCATTGTTTCGACGACGCCTATCGCACAGACACAACACAAGTCGCCCCGTCCGAAAGAAGTTACAGCTCACGGCGCCATGACTGGAGCCCTTGCCTGGTTCCCCGCCATCCGGCTCAAGGGCAAAGATTCGGAGATTTCCAAGACGAAGCTTGTATATTGTTGGTCCAATGTGCTGACGGTTATGGACGTCTCGGAGGTGGAAACCGACGAGTCGCCGAGCCGTGATCGCCCTCCAAGCCTATCCTTTAGACCCAGGAGCCGATGGAAGGCCGACGAGGCGATTGTTGCCGTGCAATGGCTGAGCCGCTCAGTGCTGGCAGTGCTCACTATCACACAGCAGTTGCTTATACTGGAGGACCACACCATGCGTGTTACGGAGGCTGTTGACCTCCTCAACCGGCACATCTACCACGTGGATTTGTTCTCCGCGCAGCTGCATAACTTGGTCGAGCAGTTCAATGAAGAGGACACATCGATGCATGGAGTGGTGGCAGACGCCTTTTATATGAGCTTCCGTTCTTACAAAGGGCGCTTGTTTCTCTTGGGCTTCAACGAGATGCTGATCGGAAGCCTGTCGAACTGGGCGGATCGATTGTTGGCCCTCATGGAAGCCGGTGACTTTATCGGTGCGATCCAGCTGGCGACATCATACTATGAAGGTAGCGCCGAGAAGCTGACCATTGGATTaccggaggaggatgcaCTGAGGCAGCCATTGGTTCGAGAGAAACTCCTGGAAATGATCTCGGCTTCGCTGAAGTATGCCTTTGGGCGGAATACAGAAGCGAATAGCGGAAGACTGGGGAACGGACAGCTTGAGAAACTAGCCGAGGTGTCCATCGCGGCGTGCGTCTGTATGTCCGAGGAGGACTTCCTTTGGGACGAGGTGTTTACCTGGTACGAGGAGAGTGGCTCACCCGGGATATTTCTGGATGCGCTCGAACCGTATATCGTGGACGGGACCGTCCGCTCTCTCCCTCCGACTGCCGTGAAGGCCCTGATCAATCACTTCGCGACGAACCACAGCGTTAGCCGGTTGGAAGAGATCATCTGCCTGTTGGATACCGCCACGATGGACATTGACCAGACCACTTCGCTGTGCAAGCATCATAATCTGTACGACGCGTTCATCTACGTCTGGAACCGCTGCCTGGGAGACTACGTGGGCCCGTTGCAGGAGCTCTTGCAGCTCATTCCGACACCGGAGGCGCTCGTTAATGGGGAGTCAGTAGAAGGGCTCAAGCGGTATACTAATGCGATGAAGATGTTCCCTTATCTTTCCTTCGTTCTTACTGGGCGTGTCTATCCTACCGGGGCAGACATGGACGACGCCGAGGCGACCCGAGCAAAAGCAACCTTGTACGATTACTTGTTCTCTGGCAAACCGTCTGGCACCAAAGCCGGGGCTCGAGCTCAGCCAGGCGGGTCGTTTCCCGAGCTCCAGGCCATGCTGCGATTCGACACATCCAGTTTCATGAGTATGATGAACGAGGCGTTTGAGGACAGCTTTTTGAATGAGCAAGAACCCGATGAGACTCCTGTCCGGGGAGTGTCCATTAACCGACAATATCTTATCAGCATTCTGTTACAGGTTATGACTCAGTCCTTCGACGCATCTGATACCATTTATTTAGACATGTTCCTTGCGCGCAACCTTCCTAAATATCCACAATATATTCTCCTCCCGGGCAGCACTCTTCACCAGGTCTTGGAGCGGCTGTGCCGATATCCGAGCCTGGATATGGCCGACGATTGCGAATTGAGCGCCGAGTACCTGTTGTCTTTCTATCATCCTCCCAACGTCCAGGGCATGATCCCGCTCTACAAGGAAGCACGCTTTTTCCGGATTCTGAAAGCTACCTACCGCTCTGGAAAGCAGTACCCGGAGCTAGTGCGCACATACCTTGAAGATCCGAACGAGCAGGAGGCCATCTTTACCTGTCTCCATGACTGCCTTCGTCCTGGCTCAGGACTAGGTAAGAAACAGCGACGTGATGTTGTCGACGTGGTCAAAGAGCATGCTGGCCAGCTGGTCGCCATCGATGTGGAGAAGACCGCCCAGACGATGCATGGGCTCGCACCGGAACTCCACGGGACCTTCCTTGACATCCTCAAAGAAGATACTGGCCGGCAGTACCAGTACCTGGGCGTTGTGGTGCGCATGTCTTTGCAGTCTGTGGCGGAGGGACGACAGGGCAAGCCCATCGAGAACTGGATGGTCGAGCGATATGTGCAGCTGCTCTGCAAGTATAACCCGTCTCGCGTTGCCGACTTTGTAGATGATCTACGGGTCGGAGACGTCCGGCTGGAGGAACTGCTGCCATCCATGGAGGAGagtggggtggtggatgcggCCGTGATACTGCTGGCTCGACAAGGTCAAGTGCGGGCCGCGATGGATCGTCTCATCACACACCTGGGGACTCTTGAGTCAGGGCTGGTAGGCATTCTACAGAACCTGCACGATAGCCCCGACTCCACCAGTACGACGGAGGCGATCGACCATCTCGTTGAGTCCCTTGACAAGTTTACGCGAGTGGGAACCTGGCTTTGCCAGGGGCAAAGCAAGACGGCGAAGAATTCACGTGCGGTGGAATGGAATGGCACGGGTAAGGGTAATCTGGAGCAACCTCTCTCCTTCGACGAAAGCCTTTGGCTAGATTTTATCGAGGCCGTCGTGCGGACGGCCAGCAGCGTGTTTGGCTTGGTGCAGCAAGAGCGTACAGCCCCAGTGACTCCGGCAACCAGCCACTTGATGTCGGCGTTCCGCGCCCTGGTGCAGCAGGTGTTCACGTCGCTGCTGTCCAGCACGGTGCGGGTTGGTGGATCATCAAGCAGCGAGCGGAGCGACGTGAGCTTTCTCCGCATTCTGCGGGCGTTCCTCACGCGGGCGGCCAGCTGGTCGCCCTCCCTGTTGGAACTACGGGCGGTACTGGCATCAATATTCTCGGCTTACACGTATGAGAAATCCTTATTAGCACTGGCTAACGGCATGCTGGACCGGGACCTGTTTGTGCATGTGGACGAGGTGACGCGACTACGGCAGCGGGGATGGCGACCACGCGGGCAGGTCTGTGAAATCTGCCGGCAGCGCATCTGGGGACCTGGGGTTGGACCCCAGTATTGGCAGGCGTGGGAGCAGAAACAGGAAAAGACGCACGAGCAGCGTCTCCAGAAACGACTTCATGCACAGCATGATCCGGCGACCGCGCGGGGGAAGGGCAAGGCCGCCGATGCAGGTCAGCCGCTCCCGCTGATGGATGGGCATGCGGCCGCAGCAGATGGTGAGGGTGTGAATGGCGAGAACGCGACGGTGGCTGCTGGGCCGGTCGTGATCTTTTCCTGCCGGCATCTGTACCACCGGCGATGTCTGTTGGAGGTTGACTCTTCGACTACTGCGCACGCTGCGCATCCCCAGCaccgacatcatcatcagtatcagcatcagcatcgtgGAGGACCGTTTCACCGAGGAGGATCGGAGTGGGAGGAGTTGTTGGCATGCCCGATGTGTCCTGTACATAATGAACCAGCGATGGCAGCGTGA
- a CDS encoding glycoside hydrolase family 16 protein (CAZy:GH16;~COG:G;~EggNog:ENOG410PK1Z;~InterPro:IPR000757,IPR013320;~SECRETED:SignalP(1-20);~go_function: GO:0004553 - hydrolase activity, hydrolyzing O-glycosyl compounds [Evidence IEA];~go_process: GO:0005975 - carbohydrate metabolic process [Evidence IEA]), with protein MRRTATLLSALGLTAQLSSAAYTLQDEYSGDSFFDGFTFFTGADPTNGFVDYVDEATAQSNGYISTSGDAPVYMGVDHTNIAGSSGRQSVRISSDATYNHGLFILDLGHMPGGVCGTWPAFWLVGADWPNNGEIDIIEGVNQQSGNDMTLHTSDGCSVSSSADFTGSMTTDNCYVSAAGQSNNAGCGITDPDGTSYGTAFNANNGGVFATEWTSDAISIWFFERGSIPDDIDSGNPDPDSWGSPVARFQGDCDIDAHFDNLQIIFDTTFCGDWAGNVWGSGSCASVASSCSDYVANNPEAFAEAYWIINSLKVYQDDGVDDDTVAGVVDYGDDEDDEDDQDDDNDDDDSDDDDDSDDDDDDDSDSDDDSDDDDDDDDDDDDDDDDSRPWRGGGRNHHGSKLNASTSTSSFPSPSFVRKARWERRNPMAGMIF; from the exons ATGCGACGCACCGCGACTCTTCTTTCGGCCTTAGGCCTCACGGCGCAGCTCAGCTCTGCAGCCTACACTTTACAAGACGAATACTCGGGCGATAGCTTCTTCGATGGCTTCACTTTCTTCACCGGCGCTGACCCTACCAACGGCTTCGTCGACTACGTCGATGAAGCCACCGCCCAGAGCAATGGCTATATCTCCACCTCTGGCGACGCCCCTGTCTACATGGGCGTCGACCACACCAACATCGCCGGCAGTAGCGGCCGTCAAAGCGTCCGCATCAGCAGCGATGCCACCTACAACCAtggtctcttcatccttgaccTTGGACACATGCCCGGAGGTGTCTGCGGTACCTGGCCTGCCTT CTGGCTCGTCGGCGCCGACTGGCCCAACAACGGCGAAATTGACATCATCGAAGGCGTGAACCAACAATCCGGCAACGACATGACCCTGCATACCAGCGACGGGTGCAGcgtctcctcttctgcaGACTTCACCGGCTCCATGACCACCGATAACTGCTACGTCTCTGCCGCAGGCCAATCCAATAACGCCGGGTGCGGTATCACTGACCCCGACGGCACCTCGTACGGCACCGCCTTCAATGCCAATAACGGAGGCGTCTTCGCAACAGAATGGACTTCAGATGCCATTAGTATCTGGTTCTTTGAACGCGGAAGTATCCCTGATGATATTGATTCGGGCAATCCCGACCCGGATTCTTGGGGTTCACCGGTTGCGAGGTTCCAAGGGGATTGTGATATTGATGCCCATTTTGATAATTTGCAGATT ATCTTCGATACTACCTTCTGCGGCGACTGGGCTGGTAATGTCTGGGGTTCGGGCAGTTGTGCGTCCGTCGCTAGCTCGTGTAGTGATTATGTGGCGAATAATCCGGAGGCTTTTGCCGAGGCTTATTGGATTATTAATTCGTTGAAGGTTTATcaggatgatggtgttgatgatgatactgttGCTGGGGTGGTTGAttatggggatgatgaggatgatgaagatgatcaggACGATGAcaacgacgatgatgattcggatgatgacgatgattcagacgatgatgatgatgatgattctgattctgatgatgattcggacgatgacgacgacgacgacgacgacgacgatgacgatgacgatgattcTCGACCCTggagaggtggaggaaggaacCATCATGGTTCGAAGCTCAACGCGTCGACGTCGACCTCGTCGTTCCCTAGCCCGTCGTTTGTGAGAAAGGCaaggtgggagaggaggaatcCGATGGCGGGGATGATCTTCTAG